The DNA segment CCGTACTCCGAGAAGTCGAAGCTCACCGCCGGTCTGCTGCAGATCTTCCTCGGTCACTTCGGCGTCGGCCGCTTCTACCTGGGCAACGTCGGCATGGGCCTGGCCCAGCTCTTCACCTGTGGCGGCCTCGGCGTGTGGGCGCTGGTCGACGGCATCATCCTGCTGGCCAGCGACAACCAGACCGACGCCGAGGGCCGGCCCCTGCGTGGCTGAAGCCGTGGCTCCCACCGGCTCCCTCCTCCGTCATCCGGCGGTGGCGCCCCTCGCGGTGCTCACCGCCGGCGTGGCGGGCGCCGCCTACCTCTACGGCACCGATCCGCACCAGCCCGGCCACGTCCTGCCCGGCTGCCCCTTCCGCCTGGTGACGGGCCTTCTCTGCCCGGCCTGCGGCGGCACCCGCATGGTGTACGACCTGATGCACGGCCACTTCGCCGAGGCATGGCTGGACAACCGGGCCCTGCTGCTGGCCTCGCCGTACGCGCTGGCCCTGCTGGGGTGCTGGGCGGTGGAGGGCCTGCGGGGGCGTCGCTGGCGGCCCCGGATGAGCCCCCGCGGCCAGGCGGCGGTGCTGCTGCTCGCGGTGGCGTGGACCGTACTGCGCAACGTCATCTGACGCGCATGTGACCTTCCCTGGAACGGGAGTTGGTCAAAACGAAATTCATCACGGAACGGGAACGAAAGTTCGACTTGTCTCCCGTGTGCCTCATTGGCCTCCCTAAGATCGCGGCTCACAGGGGGGACGACGAGGCACGCACTTCGCCGTGGGATCCCGCCTGCCCGAGATCCCTACGGCACTTCCAGGAGCAACTCGCATGAGCGTCCCCACCCCTGAGGCCCCCTTCGGCGTCGACCCGCAGGGCCGTCCGTACTCCGACAAGTCCAAGGTCGTCGCGGGTCTGCTGCAGATCTTCCTGGGCGGGTTCGGCGCCGGCCGCTTCTACGTCGGCAACACCGGTGTCGCGCTGGCCCAGCTCTTCACCTGCGGCGGCCTCGGCTTCTGGGCGCTGATCGACGGCATCATCTTCCTCACGAGCAACGACCGCACGGACAGCCAGGGCCGCGTGCTGCGCGGCTGACCCCGGCACCGGCGACGGGCTCCGTGCCGTCGCAGCGCCGCAACGCCCGAGGGCCCCGTCTCCGGTACCGCGGAAACGGGGCCCTCGGGCTGTCGGAAGCCGACCGACGGCGAGGCCTACTGCGGGAAGCCGGGGTCGAGTTCGGTCTCGGTCGCGCCGGTGGTCGTGATCCCGGACGTGCCCGCCCGGAGCACCACGCTCGGGTGGTAGAAGTCACCGGACATCAGCAGGTCCGCGTCGCCGTCGCGGTCGATGTCGCGCAGGCGGACGTGCAGGCCCAGCATCTCGTACTCGGTGGGGCTGCCGGGCACGCCCGCCGTGGCGCGGGTGAACCACTGCGAGCCGGTCCCGGTGAGACCGTGCGCCCCGCCCCGCAGGACGTGGACGCCGCCCGCGGTCTTGGTGGAGCCGACCTTCTTCTCGGGCACGCCCACCGCCAGGTCCGGGTAGCCGTCGCGGTTGGTGTCGGCTGCGGAGAGGGCGGAGCCGAAGCCGTCGTGCGCCGTGGCGGTGCCGGCCACACCCGACGTCGCCTGGGACAGACGGTAGGAGGTGGTCGGGCCGCTGGTGCCGCCGCGCAGGACGACGACCGAGCCCGCGCCCCTGTTGTACGGGGTGTCGCTGACGGCGAGGTCCCCGTAGCCGTTCTTGTCGAAGTCGGCGATGACTCCGGCCGGGCTGTAGTCGGGCGACGAGGTGTCGTACGTGATGAGCTTGCCCGCCGTGACGGTGCTGCCGCCGTGCAGGAACCAGGCCGCCTGGGTCATCTTGTCGTTCTTGTAGCCCTGTCCGAGGACGTACAGGTCGGTCGCCTTGTCCTTGTCGACCTTTCCGGCGACCAGGGCGGTCGGCTCCAGCGGGCCGGCGGCGACGGGACGTTCGTGCTTGGTCACCTTGCCCGTCGTACCGGACTGGGAGAAGCCGCCCCGGTAGACGTAGACCGTGCCCACGCCGTCGGCGACGGCCAGGTCGGCCTTTCCGTCACCGTTGAAGTCACCGCTCGCGAGGGCCGCGCCGAACCCGTAGCCGGCATGGGCGGTGACGGGAATCCGCGTAGCCTTGGTGCCCAGGCCCGACTTGGCGCCCCACAGGATGGTGACCGCGCCCGCCCCGGCCTTCGTGCCCACCTTCTCGCTGTTGTCGGCAACCGCGAGGTCGGCGTAACCGTCGCGGTTGAAGTCCGCGTTCGCGAGCTGCTCGCCGAACCCGTCGGCGTACCCGCCGGCGTCGCCGGAGGTTCCGGGTATGCCGGCGCTGTTCTGGCTGAACGTCTTCGACGTGCCGGCGGGGCCCGCCGCCGTGCCGTACGTGACCGTGACCTCGCCGGCCCAGCCGGACGCGTAGTCCCGGTAGCCGTCCCCGTTGAAGTCGTCGGCGTACTTGGCGGGCGTGGCCGCGGTGGCCGTCTGAGCCGCCAGGACGACCAGCCCGCCGGTCAGTGACGCGGCCGTCACCGTCGCGAGAACCAGCCGCAGTTTCTTGTGCGTGAGCAATGTGTCTCCTGTGATCAAGTACAGAGGAGACCTACGACAGGGCGGCTCGGTTGTACGGCGAGGGCCCCGCTTCCCGAAGAAAGCGGGGCCCTCGCCGTCGGGGCGCGTCCGGGATCAGAAGCGGCGCGTGATCAGCGCGCGCTTGACTTCCTGGATCGCCTTGGTGACCTCGATACCGCGCGGGCAGGCGTCCGTGCAGTTGAAGGTCGTGCGGCAACGCCACACGCCGTCCTTGTCGTTGAGGATCTCCAGGCGCTGCTCGCCCGCATCGTCACGGCTGTCGAAGATGAAGCGGTGGGCGTTCACGATCGCGGCCGGACCGAAGTACTGGCCGTCGTTCCAGAACACCGGGCAGGACGACGTGCACGCGGCGCACAGGATGCACTTGGTGGTGTCGTCGAAGCGCTCGCGGTCCTCGGCGGACTGCAGACGCTCGCGCGTCGGCTCGTTCGTGTCCTTCGTGATGAGGAAGGGCATGACGTCGCGGTACGCCTGGAAGAACGGGTCCATGTCGACCACGAGGTCCTTCAGCGCGGTGAGGCCCTTGATGGGCTCGACCGTGATGGGCTTCTCGGGGTTGACGTCCTTGATCAGCGTCTTGCAGGCCAGACGGTTCTTGCCGTTGATCCGCATCGCGTCGGACCCGCAGATGCCGTGGGCGCAGGAGCGGCGGTAGGTCAGCGTGCCGTCGAGGTCCCACTTGATCTTGTTGAGCCCGTCGAGGACGCGCTCCTTGGGGTCCATCTCCAGCTGGAAGTCCTCCCAGTGGGCCTCGGCAGAGACCTCCGGGTTGAACCTGCGGATCCGGATCGTGACCGTGATGTAGGGGGACGCCGCGGCCTCCGCCTCCACCTTGTCCAGAACAGGGGTAGCCATCAGTACTTACGCTCCATCGGCTGGTAGCGGGTCTGGACGACCGGCTTGTAGTCGAGACGGACGGTTTCCGCGCCGTTGTCGCCCACCTCGCGGTACGCCATCGTGTGGCGCATGAAGTTGACGTCGTCGCGGTTCGGGTAGTCCTCGCGGTAGTGACCGCCGCGGGACTCCTTGCGGGCCAGCGCGGAGATGGCCATGACCTCGGCCAGCTCCAGCAGGTTGCCCAGCTCGATGGCCTCCAGCAGGTCCGTGTTGAACCGCTTGCCCTTGTCCTGGATCGACACGTTCTCGTAGCGCTCGCGCAGCTCGGCGATCTTCTCCACGGCCGTCTTGATCGTCTGCTCGGTGCGGAAGACCATGACGTTGGCGTCCATGGTCTCCTGCAGCTCGCGGCGGATGTCGGCGACCCGCTCGGTGCCGGTGGAGTTGCGCAGCCGCTCGATCTCCCCGACGACGAAGTCGGCCGGGTTCTCCGGCATCTCGACGAAGTCGACCGTGTGGGCGTAGTCGGCGGCGGCGATGCCCGCGCGACGGCCGAACACGTTGATGTCCAGCAGCGAGTTGGTGCCCAGGCGGTTGGCGCCGTGCACGGAGACACAGGCGACCTCGCCGGCCGCGTACAGACCCGGGACGACGGTGGTGTTGTCCGACAGGACCTCACCCTCGACGTTCGTCGGGATGCCGCCCATTGCGTAGTGCGCGGTGGGCTGGATCGGGATCGGGTCCGTGTACGGCTCGATACCGAGGTAGGTGCGCGCGAACTCGGTGATGTCCGGGAGCTTGGCGTCCAGCTGCTCCGGCGGGAGGTGCGTGAGGTCGAGGTAGACGTGGTCGCCCTCGGGACCGCAGCCGCGGCCCTCACGGATCTCCGTGTAGATGGAGCGGGAGACGACGTCACGGGACGCGAGGTCCTTCATGACCGGCGCGTACTTCTCCATGAAGCGCTCGCCGTCCTTGTTGCGGAGGATGCCGCCCTCACCACGGGCGCCCTCCGTCAGCAGGATGCCCATGCGCCAGATGCCGGTCGGGTGGAACTGGAAGAACTCCATGTCCTCCAGCGGGATGCCCCGGCGGAAGCACGCGGCCTGGCCGTCACCGGTCAGGGTGTGCGCGTTGGAGGTCACCTTGAAGAACTTGCCCGTGCCGCCGGAGGCGTAGATCACGGACTTCGCCTGGAAGACGTGGATCTCACCGGTGGCCAGCTCGTACGCCACCACGCCGGCGGACGTCTTGACGCCGTCGACCTCGGTGATCAGCTGGTCCAGGACGTAGAACTCGTTGAAGAACTCCACGCCCTCCTTGACGCAGTTCTGGTACAGCGTCTGGAGGATCATGTGGCCGGTGCGGTCGGCCGCGTAGCAGGACCGGCGGACCGGGGCCTCGCCGTGGTTGCGGGAGTGACCGCCGAAGCGGCGCTGGTCGATCGTCCCGTCGGGCGTCCGGTTGAACGGAAGGCCCATCTTCTCCAGGTCGAGGACGGCGTCGATGGCCTCCTTCGCCAGGATCTCGGCGGCGTCCTGGTCGACCAGGTAGTCACCACCCTTGACCGTGTCGAAGGTGTGCCACTCCCAGTTGTCCTCTTCCACGTTGGCCAGCGCGGCGGCCATGCCGCCCTGCGCGGCGCCCGTGTGGGAGCGGGTGGGGTAGAGCTTGGTCAGCACGGCGGTGCGGCTGCGCTTCGTCGACTCGATGGCCGCGCGCATGCCCGCGCCGCCGGCGCCGACGATGACGGTGTCGTACTTGTGGATCTTCATGTTTCTCGCAGCCCCGTGCCTAGCGGATGTTCGGGTCGAAGGTGAAGATCACCAGCGTGCCCAGCAGGATGGTGAACACCGTGGCCGTGTAGAGCAGAGCCTTCAGCCACAGCCGGGTGTTCGCGCGCTCCGCGTAGTCGTTGATGACCGTGCGCAGGCCGTTGGCACCATGCAGCATGGCCAGCCAGAGCATCAGCAGGTCCCAGACCTGCCAGAACGGGGACGCCCAGCGGCCGGCCACGAAGGCGAAGCCGATCTTGGAGACGCCGCCGTCCAGCACGAGCTGGATCAGCAGGTGGCCGATGACGAGGACGACGAGCACGATGCCGGACAGGCGCATGAACAGCCAGGCGGCCATCTCGAAGTTGCCCCGCGTCGACTTCGGGGTCTTCTTGGTGCGCTTGCGCGGGGCCTCGATCAGCGGGGCCGGGTTGTCGACGTCGTAGACGACGACCTCCTCGACGGGGCCGACACCGGACGCGGTGGTTTCAGTCGTGGACATCGGCGTCAGCTCCCGAGCAGAACACGAGCGGCGTGGCCGAGAACGGGGTAGAGCGCCCCGATCATCAGCAGGACCCAGACGCCGACGACGGTCCAGAGCATCTGCTTCTGGTAGCGCGGGCCCTTCGACCAGAAGTCGACGGCGATGACACGCAGGCCGTTGAGCGCGTGGAAGAGGATTGCGGCGACGAGGCCGTACTCCAGCAGCGCGACGATCGGCGTCTTGTAGGTGGCTACGACCTTGTCGTAGTCCTCGGGCGACACGCGGACAAGAGCGGTGTCCAGCACGTGTACGAACAGGAAGAAGAAGATGAGGACGCCGGTGACTCGATGAGCCACCCAGGACCACATGCCTTCCCGGCCGCGGTACAGCGTTCCAGCCGGCACGGAAGATCCCTCCGGGAGCGGGGATTAGGGCCGCGCCGGCTTCACTGTCGGTCGGGCCCGGCCGGGTACGGTCCACCGGCCCCCAGCATCGTAGCCATGCGCCGCGCTGTGCTTTACGGCGGGCCTACCTTGTGTGATCAATTTGGCACCGGACGGGGTAGCTCCGGGGCTCCTGCGGTGGAGTGTCCTGTTGTCCGGCGCACGTGCGCGGGCCGTGGGCGGTCACGCCCCGTGGCGGAATGGCCGATTCCTGGGGCCGCGCGCCCCTGAGCAGCAGCCGCCTCAGCCGGTCGCTCGCTACGCGCCGTAGTTCCTCCGCCGATATGACCCGCTCCTCCTCCGGATCGTTCGCCAATCGTGACCGGATGGCTTCGAGGGTGCGGTCGAGGGTCTCGTCGGGGTGGGTGTCGCCGAGGTAGAGGACGAACGCGTGCCCGAACCGGGCCTCGTAGGCCGCCTGTGCCGCGCCCAGGGCCGTGTGGGCCGCCGAGTAGGTGTCCTCGGGCAGGTCGGGCAGGGATTCGCCGGACAGGGCCTCGGAGAGGTCGCGGGGCGAGAGGTCGTACGTCGCCTCGTCCGCCGCGGCCAGGAGGGAGTCCAGGTCGGGATAGGGACGGTGGGCGGCGACCCGGCGGGACCAGCGCGGGTTGCGCAGGCAACGCAGAAGGAGGATGTGGGCCTCTTCGGCGGACGCGGTGTTGAAAGCGTCGAGCGGTTTGGGGAGAGGCGGCAGGCGGTGCGCAGGCAGCGTGGGTCCTCGGGTCACATGTGTTGTGGCAGGGGATGCTGTGAAAGGTGTGCCTTCACGTTATCGAGAGTGGTCACTCTGTGTCCGACAGATGCACGAAATTCACTCGAACGGGAGAGTTTCAGAGCGCCCCGATGACGAATCCGTGCGCGATCGGACGTACGTTGGCTGAGTGAGTCAGCACAGGCGCCGGGCGTCGGCGCAGCAGGTCAAGCGGAAGCGGGGGACGGTCGCCGCCGCCGTCGCCGGTGCTGTGGCGGTCGGGGTGGGCGTCGGCGTGTGGGCGTCCGCGGACGGCGGCGGTACGGCGTCACGGGCGTCGGACGGCACTGTCGTCGGCGCGCCCAGTCAGGCCCCTGCCCCGACGTGCAGCCGGTCCTCCCCGTTGTCCCGGACGCCGCAGGTGATTCCCGCGGTGCGCTCCCACACCCCGGCGCACGGCCCCGGCTGGAAGCCGCAGCAGGGCGCCCGGGTGGTGGTCGGCGATCCGCGGCTGGCCGACGAGGGCAAGCTGATAGCGGGCGAGCTGGGGCTCACGTACGCCGGGCAGAGGAACGACGCCCGCTCGGGCGACCTCCGGCTCGTGCTCGGCGGCAAGGGCGGCAACCCGGAGTCGTACACCATGACCGTGTGCGAGGGGCGGGTCGACATCAGCGCCCCGGCCGACGCGGGCGTCTTCTACGGCACCCGCACCCTGAAGCAGGAGGTGCACGGCGGCGGTACGGCCCCGGAGGGGGTCGTGCGCGACGAACCGGCCAAGCCGGTGCGCGGGTTCATGCTGGACATCGCGCGCAAGCCCTTCTCCGAGTCGTGGATCGAGGACCGGATACGGGAGCTCGGCGACCTGAAGTTCAACGAGCTGGGGCTGCACTTCTCCGACGACCAGGCGTTCCGGATCGAGTCCACCACGCACCCGGAGATCGTCTCCCCGGTCCATCTGACCAAGGCGCAGGTGCGGAAGATCGTCGACCTGGCGGCGGCGCGGCACATCACCGTCGTGCCCGAGATCGACTCGCCGGGACACCTCGGCGCGGTGCTCGCCGCCCACCCCGACCTCCAGCTGCGCAATGTGAACGGGGTCCCCACCCGGGGCGCCATCGACATCTCCAAGCCGGCCTCCGCGAAGCTCGTCGACGACCTGCTGAACGAGTACACGGGCCTGTTCACCGGCAGGCAGTGGAACCTCGGCGGTGACGAGTACCAGGCGCTCACCGTCTCCGACCCGCAGGCCTCCTACCCGCAGCTCGCGGCCGCCGCCCGGCAGAAGTACGGCTCCGGCGGGACCGTCTCCGACCTGGCCACCGGCTGGCTCGACGACCGCGCCGCCACCGTGCGGGCCCACGACAGGACCATGCGGGCGTGGAACGACGGGTTCTACCGGCACACCTCCGTGCAGCCGGCCAAGGACCTCCAGGTCGCCTACTGGACCGGCAAGGAGATCGGCGCCCGGCAGCCGACGGAGTACCTGAGCGCGGGGCGCAAGGTCATCAACTACAACGACGAGTACCTCTACTACGTGCTCGGCGAGCCGCAGACCTTCGTGTACCCGACCGGGCAGCGGATCTACCAGCAGTGGACACCGCGCGTGGTGCGCGGCACGACCGCCGTGCCGGCCGGTTACGACGGGCAGATCCTCGGCGGCACCTTCGCCGTCTGGTGCGACTTCGCCAACGCGCAGACCGAGGCCCAGGTGGCCGCCGGCATCCGGATGCCGCTGCGGGCCACCGTGCAGAAGCTGTGGGACCCGGGGACGCCGAAGCTGTCCTGGCCCGCCTTCAAGGAGCTGGCGAACAAGCTGGGCTGAGCGTGGCGCGCCGGCGCGGGCGGACCGCCGGCCGGCTGTGAGGAGAGACGGGTGTGCCCCTGCGGCGCACCCGTTTCCCTTTCCGGTGAAAATCGGGCGAAGAGCGCCGTTCGGTTCGCGCCGTTCGGTTCGGAGTGACTCGTGGCCGGAAGTGATCGGCCGGAATTTCCTGGCCGGACGCGTGTGGCTTGAAATTATCGGCGGAAAACGAGCGGGTTCGATTCGGAGTCAGATGTCCTGTTCGCGGTTTCGATTTGCCCGAAATTGGAGCGAGCTAGGGCGGATTGAATGCCGAACAAAAAGCCGGAACCTTCTTGCATGACAGCTCACGCCTGGGGCACGATCTTGCACGGCGGATCACAAGATCCACAGCCAATCCCCAAAGGCGCACACGCCCCACGCGTCGTGTGTCTTGTTTCACGGAAGGCGTGAAGTGAAGCTTCGCATTGCCGCCACCGCTGCCGCCGTGGCCGCCGCCGCTGCCATCGGTATCGCCGCCCCGGCCAACGCCGCCACCCCGGCTCCTCAGGGCAAGCCGGCCGGCGCCGCCACGGCAGCCGCCAGTGCCTGCGCGTTCCCCTACCTCTGCCTCTGGTACAACTCCAACGAGCAGGGCGCGTACACGCTGTTCTTCGACGCCGTGCCGGACTTCGCCGGCTACAGCTTCGACGGTGCCGGCGCGGGCCAGTGGCAGCCGGTCAAGAACAACGCCGCCTCCGCCACCAACTGGCAGACGGAGATCAAGGCGCGCATCTACTTCAACTCCAACTACGGCGGCGTGTACGACACCATCCCGGAGTCGAGCAGCGCCAACCTGGTCAAGACCTACAACGAGAACGCCTCGTTCAACTGGGTCAACTGACTCCGGTGAAACAAGGCCTGTCCCCGCCCAACGCAACTGGGCGGGGACAGGCCCTTACCAGGTGGATCGGACGATATGCCCAAGAATCCCTCTGGCAAGCTTCTGCGTGCCGTTGTGGTATTTGCCGCGAGTGCCCTGGCGTTTTGTGTGACCGGGTGCTCGGATAATGAAGTCGGTCATGCGCAATCAAATCCTGCCGCTCCTGGCGGCACCCCCGCTTTGTTGCCCAGCGCGGATTTGAAGTTGCCTCTCGAAGCCTACATGTTCACCGAGGGGCAGACAAGCGAACTCCATAAAGCAAAAGGCGTTCTTGTCGCACGTTGTATGAGCGGATTCGGGATTGCTTACACCCCCGCGCCGCCCCTTCGCCCGACAGGGCCGCGAAGCCCGATGGACCGGCGCTACGGCCTCACCGACATGGCGCTCGCCAAAGCGGACGGGTATCACCTCGGAGCGCGCGATCCGCGCACCCATCCGGCCAAGATGCCGGCCATCCCGACCGGTACGGAACTGAAGGTGCTGGTGGGTCCGGAGCGAGCGGCGCCGGCGCACACGCCCCTGCCCCCGTCGTCCGCCGAACTCTCCGTCCACGGGAAGCGGGTACCGTCTCTCGGGTGCGCCGGCGTGGCGAACTCCGAACTGATGGGCGCCAAGTCGCCCGGCGGCTCGGCCGGCGACGTGCCGGGCAATTCGGATCTCGTACAGGACCTCAATGGCAAGAGCTTTCGCGTCTCGATGAAGGACGCGCGTGTCCGCGCGGCCTTCCGTACCTGGTCGGCGTGTATGAGCGAGGCCGGGTACCGGTACGCCGACACGATGACCGTCATGGCGGACCACCGGTTCCAGGGGAAGACCTCGACGCCGCTCGAGGTCCGGGTCGCCACCGCCGATGTCGCGTGCAAGAAGAGGACGAACCTCGTCGGTGTGTGGTTCGGCGTCGAGACCGCGTACCAGAAGGACCTGATCCGGAAGAACGAGTCGGCCCTGGCCGGTGTGCTGAAGTCGAAGAACGCCCAGCTGTCCGTCGCGGCCGCGGCGAACTCGGCGCACTCCGGGAACCCGGCGCACTCCGCGGACCCGGCGCGCTCCGCGGACCCGGCGCGCGCGGCGCGCTGAGACCGCGCTTCCCCGCCTCGAATCGACCCGCGACACCGCACCATCCAGAAAGAAGAATCGATGTCCCTCGGGCTGCTCGCCAAAACGAAACCCGCCGGAGTCCTGGCCCGGCGGATCGCGGCCGACCCCTCCCGGCAGGCGCCCGTACTCCTGGGGCTGGCGGTCTCCGTCCTGTGCGCGGTGCTGTCGGTGCTGCGCTACCGGCGGTTCGCCGACACCTCCTGGGACCTGGGGATATTCACCGAGGCGATACGCAACTACGCGCACTTCCAGGCCCCGGTCGCGGACATAAAAGGGCTCGGGTTCAACCTGCTCGGCGATCACTTCAGCCCGATCATCGTGACGGCCGTGCCCGCCTACTGGGTCTACCCGAGCGCCGTCTCCCTGCTGGTGGTGCAGGCGCTGCTCATCGGGATCTCCGCCGTCCCGGTCTGCCGGGCGGCCATCAGGATTCTCGGCACCCGCCGGGGCATCGCCATCGGCGTGGCCTACGGGATCTCCTGGGGCATCCAGCAGGCGGCCAACAACACGTTCCACGAAGTGATCTTCGCCGTCCCGCTGATAGCCCTGGTCATGGAGCGCCTCCTGGCGGAACGGTGGAAGGCCGCGGCCCTGTGGTCCCTTCCCCTCGTCCTCGTCAAGGAGGACCTGGGGATGACCGTGGTGGCGGTGGGCGTGTACCTGCTCCTGCGGCGCCAGTTCCGCCTGGGTCTCGCGCTGGCGGCGTACGGCGCGCTCTCCATCGCGCTCACGCTCTACGTGCTCGTCCCCGCCATGAACCCGCACGGCAGGTACGACTACTGGACCAAGCTCGGCGACGGCGGGATATCGGCGGAGTTCTCCTCCCTCTTCACCGGGGCCGACGTCAAACTCGGCACCCTGTTCGCGGTCTTCTCGATCACCGGGATGCTGGCGCTCCGGTCGCCGCTCTGCGTGATCGCCGTGCCGACGCTGTTCTGGCGCTTCACCTCCACGGACAGCAACTACTGG comes from the Streptomyces sp. NBC_00820 genome and includes:
- a CDS encoding TM2 domain-containing protein: MSVPTPEAPFGVDPQGRPYSDKSKVVAGLLQIFLGGFGAGRFYVGNTGVALAQLFTCGGLGFWALIDGIIFLTSNDRTDSQGRVLRG
- a CDS encoding succinate dehydrogenase iron-sulfur subunit; amino-acid sequence: MATPVLDKVEAEAAASPYITVTIRIRRFNPEVSAEAHWEDFQLEMDPKERVLDGLNKIKWDLDGTLTYRRSCAHGICGSDAMRINGKNRLACKTLIKDVNPEKPITVEPIKGLTALKDLVVDMDPFFQAYRDVMPFLITKDTNEPTRERLQSAEDRERFDDTTKCILCAACTSSCPVFWNDGQYFGPAAIVNAHRFIFDSRDDAGEQRLEILNDKDGVWRCRTTFNCTDACPRGIEVTKAIQEVKRALITRRF
- a CDS encoding peptidase inhibitor family I36 protein; protein product: MKLRIAATAAAVAAAAAIGIAAPANAATPAPQGKPAGAATAAASACAFPYLCLWYNSNEQGAYTLFFDAVPDFAGYSFDGAGAGQWQPVKNNAASATNWQTEIKARIYFNSNYGGVYDTIPESSSANLVKTYNENASFNWVN
- a CDS encoding succinate dehydrogenase hydrophobic membrane anchor subunit, yielding MSTTETTASGVGPVEEVVVYDVDNPAPLIEAPRKRTKKTPKSTRGNFEMAAWLFMRLSGIVLVVLVIGHLLIQLVLDGGVSKIGFAFVAGRWASPFWQVWDLLMLWLAMLHGANGLRTVINDYAERANTRLWLKALLYTATVFTILLGTLVIFTFDPNIR
- a CDS encoding DUF2752 domain-containing protein, with amino-acid sequence MAEAVAPTGSLLRHPAVAPLAVLTAGVAGAAYLYGTDPHQPGHVLPGCPFRLVTGLLCPACGGTRMVYDLMHGHFAEAWLDNRALLLASPYALALLGCWAVEGLRGRRWRPRMSPRGQAAVLLLAVAWTVLRNVI
- a CDS encoding FG-GAP and VCBS repeat-containing protein, whose protein sequence is MLTHKKLRLVLATVTAASLTGGLVVLAAQTATAATPAKYADDFNGDGYRDYASGWAGEVTVTYGTAAGPAGTSKTFSQNSAGIPGTSGDAGGYADGFGEQLANADFNRDGYADLAVADNSEKVGTKAGAGAVTILWGAKSGLGTKATRIPVTAHAGYGFGAALASGDFNGDGKADLAVADGVGTVYVYRGGFSQSGTTGKVTKHERPVAAGPLEPTALVAGKVDKDKATDLYVLGQGYKNDKMTQAAWFLHGGSTVTAGKLITYDTSSPDYSPAGVIADFDKNGYGDLAVSDTPYNRGAGSVVVLRGGTSGPTTSYRLSQATSGVAGTATAHDGFGSALSAADTNRDGYPDLAVGVPEKKVGSTKTAGGVHVLRGGAHGLTGTGSQWFTRATAGVPGSPTEYEMLGLHVRLRDIDRDGDADLLMSGDFYHPSVVLRAGTSGITTTGATETELDPGFPQ
- a CDS encoding DUF2079 domain-containing protein — encoded protein: MSLGLLAKTKPAGVLARRIAADPSRQAPVLLGLAVSVLCAVLSVLRYRRFADTSWDLGIFTEAIRNYAHFQAPVADIKGLGFNLLGDHFSPIIVTAVPAYWVYPSAVSLLVVQALLIGISAVPVCRAAIRILGTRRGIAIGVAYGISWGIQQAANNTFHEVIFAVPLIALVMERLLAERWKAAALWSLPLVLVKEDLGMTVVAVGVYLLLRRQFRLGLALAAYGALSIALTLYVLVPAMNPHGRYDYWTKLGDGGISAEFSSLFTGADVKLGTLFAVFSITGMLALRSPLCVIAVPTLFWRFTSTDSNYWGTIWHYSAILMPVVFMALLDAVEASGKSRRDWVRSYARNIAPAVLGISLTYTLAGNLPLKDLLDGSSYEVGPRGESARQALSEIPDEVSIETNTALMSHLSSRCDVFWVGNTGPLVPDYVALDLWNGWSKPVTDPLGYVGGLHPGARYALVSNVNGYAVMKRQS
- the sdhC gene encoding succinate dehydrogenase, cytochrome b556 subunit — translated: MPAGTLYRGREGMWSWVAHRVTGVLIFFFLFVHVLDTALVRVSPEDYDKVVATYKTPIVALLEYGLVAAILFHALNGLRVIAVDFWSKGPRYQKQMLWTVVGVWVLLMIGALYPVLGHAARVLLGS
- a CDS encoding 2-oxo-4-hydroxy-4-carboxy-5-ureidoimidazoline decarboxylase, with the translated sequence MTRGPTLPAHRLPPLPKPLDAFNTASAEEAHILLLRCLRNPRWSRRVAAHRPYPDLDSLLAAADEATYDLSPRDLSEALSGESLPDLPEDTYSAAHTALGAAQAAYEARFGHAFVLYLGDTHPDETLDRTLEAIRSRLANDPEEERVISAEELRRVASDRLRRLLLRGARPQESAIPPRGVTAHGPRTCAGQQDTPPQEPRSYPVRCQIDHTR
- the sdhA gene encoding succinate dehydrogenase flavoprotein subunit — its product is MKIHKYDTVIVGAGGAGMRAAIESTKRSRTAVLTKLYPTRSHTGAAQGGMAAALANVEEDNWEWHTFDTVKGGDYLVDQDAAEILAKEAIDAVLDLEKMGLPFNRTPDGTIDQRRFGGHSRNHGEAPVRRSCYAADRTGHMILQTLYQNCVKEGVEFFNEFYVLDQLITEVDGVKTSAGVVAYELATGEIHVFQAKSVIYASGGTGKFFKVTSNAHTLTGDGQAACFRRGIPLEDMEFFQFHPTGIWRMGILLTEGARGEGGILRNKDGERFMEKYAPVMKDLASRDVVSRSIYTEIREGRGCGPEGDHVYLDLTHLPPEQLDAKLPDITEFARTYLGIEPYTDPIPIQPTAHYAMGGIPTNVEGEVLSDNTTVVPGLYAAGEVACVSVHGANRLGTNSLLDINVFGRRAGIAAADYAHTVDFVEMPENPADFVVGEIERLRNSTGTERVADIRRELQETMDANVMVFRTEQTIKTAVEKIAELRERYENVSIQDKGKRFNTDLLEAIELGNLLELAEVMAISALARKESRGGHYREDYPNRDDVNFMRHTMAYREVGDNGAETVRLDYKPVVQTRYQPMERKY
- a CDS encoding beta-N-acetylhexosaminidase, translating into MSQHRRRASAQQVKRKRGTVAAAVAGAVAVGVGVGVWASADGGGTASRASDGTVVGAPSQAPAPTCSRSSPLSRTPQVIPAVRSHTPAHGPGWKPQQGARVVVGDPRLADEGKLIAGELGLTYAGQRNDARSGDLRLVLGGKGGNPESYTMTVCEGRVDISAPADAGVFYGTRTLKQEVHGGGTAPEGVVRDEPAKPVRGFMLDIARKPFSESWIEDRIRELGDLKFNELGLHFSDDQAFRIESTTHPEIVSPVHLTKAQVRKIVDLAAARHITVVPEIDSPGHLGAVLAAHPDLQLRNVNGVPTRGAIDISKPASAKLVDDLLNEYTGLFTGRQWNLGGDEYQALTVSDPQASYPQLAAAARQKYGSGGTVSDLATGWLDDRAATVRAHDRTMRAWNDGFYRHTSVQPAKDLQVAYWTGKEIGARQPTEYLSAGRKVINYNDEYLYYVLGEPQTFVYPTGQRIYQQWTPRVVRGTTAVPAGYDGQILGGTFAVWCDFANAQTEAQVAAGIRMPLRATVQKLWDPGTPKLSWPAFKELANKLG